The Candidatus Nanohalococcus occultus genome contains a region encoding:
- a CDS encoding enolase C-terminal domain-like protein: MKIESFELREIIDSRTKPTVEAEVNGFSGKAPSGASTGKHEAECFVPENLEEIENELKEQLEGKKFTQKEFDEKLRDYDGTNKLSNIGAVGIASSFAFKNASGFKFGKNFPLPLSNVIGGGEHGGNTSIQEFLVLPVEAESFPEAVKTNAKIYQELKEKYPQKIRGINDEGALITSMDDEQTLKALKKVADEHGARIGLDVAASEFYENDEYKLSSMSRTFTADEHLKFIQHLIEKFNLIYVEDPFDQDDFVKHEELLKENRGNDVLICGDDLFTTDKERLQHGIDLESANSLIVKPNQIGTVTDAKETVELAHENGYVPVISHRSGETCDSTISRLALEWDCPVIKAGIADIRVAKLNELIRTWDEVEDPKLADL; the protein is encoded by the coding sequence ATGAAGATAGAATCCTTCGAGCTAAGAGAAATAATTGACTCAAGAACCAAACCCACCGTCGAAGCCGAGGTAAACGGATTCAGCGGAAAAGCACCTTCCGGAGCATCCACAGGAAAACACGAAGCAGAATGTTTCGTACCGGAAAACCTCGAAGAGATAGAAAACGAGCTGAAAGAACAGCTCGAAGGAAAGAAATTCACGCAAAAAGAGTTCGACGAAAAACTCAGAGACTACGATGGGACGAACAAACTCTCAAACATTGGAGCAGTAGGAATCGCATCGAGCTTTGCGTTCAAAAACGCCTCCGGATTCAAGTTCGGGAAAAACTTCCCTCTACCACTCAGTAACGTAATAGGTGGCGGAGAACACGGCGGAAACACCTCGATCCAGGAGTTCCTTGTTCTGCCAGTAGAGGCCGAAAGCTTCCCGGAAGCTGTAAAGACGAACGCAAAGATCTACCAAGAGCTAAAGGAAAAATACCCGCAGAAGATCAGAGGAATCAACGATGAAGGGGCTTTAATCACCTCGATGGACGATGAACAAACCCTGAAGGCGTTGAAAAAGGTAGCTGATGAACACGGCGCACGGATCGGCCTGGATGTGGCCGCAAGCGAGTTTTACGAAAACGATGAGTACAAGCTTTCCTCGATGAGTCGGACCTTCACCGCCGACGAGCATCTCAAGTTCATCCAGCACTTGATCGAGAAGTTCAACCTGATCTACGTCGAAGATCCTTTCGACCAAGACGATTTTGTAAAACACGAAGAGCTGTTGAAGGAAAACCGTGGTAACGACGTGCTGATCTGCGGAGACGACCTTTTCACGACAGACAAGGAAAGACTTCAACACGGCATAGATCTGGAATCCGCTAACTCGCTTATCGTCAAACCTAACCAGATTGGAACGGTAACCGATGCGAAGGAAACTGTAGAGCTAGCCCATGAAAACGGTTACGTACCCGTTATCTCCCATAGAAGCGGTGAGACCTGTGATTCGACTATCTCACGTCTGGCACTTGAATGGGACTGTCCTGTCATTAAGGCCGGTATAGCAGATATCAGGGTTGCGAAGCTGAACGAACTGATCAGGACCTGGGATGAGGTCGAGGATCCGAAGCTGGCAGACCTCTGA
- a CDS encoding RAD55 family ATPase gives MARLSTGTDGLDEFLEGGFLEGSVNLVTGGPGSGKTTMCSQYIRAGLENDEKCLYITTGQRPSDVRQDAKSFGIELDITDDNLSMAHVSPSENVAEDIKERIADSSFERIVLDSISVFEMNWGQKEQIRKYVNRLMEHFRDISATVLVTSERPESESGKLSRFGVAEFIVDGVILLNGYALGETTYRSARVIKMRRTNISGEILNVELDGDGLSISPAERL, from the coding sequence ATGGCGCGTCTAAGCACAGGCACCGACGGTCTCGATGAATTCTTGGAAGGAGGTTTCCTTGAAGGCTCTGTAAATCTCGTTACCGGTGGACCGGGATCGGGAAAGACAACTATGTGTTCTCAGTACATTAGAGCGGGACTGGAAAATGATGAAAAATGCCTGTATATTACCACAGGTCAGCGACCGTCCGATGTTCGGCAGGACGCAAAATCCTTTGGAATAGAGCTTGATATAACAGACGATAATCTGTCTATGGCCCACGTCTCTCCATCTGAAAACGTAGCTGAGGATATCAAGGAGAGAATCGCCGACTCGTCTTTTGAACGGATTGTCCTGGATTCAATCAGCGTATTCGAGATGAACTGGGGTCAGAAAGAACAGATCAGGAAGTATGTCAACCGGTTGATGGAGCATTTCCGGGATATCAGTGCCACGGTCTTGGTGACTTCGGAAAGACCGGAGTCTGAATCAGGGAAGCTCTCACGTTTCGGGGTAGCAGAGTTCATAGTTGACGGTGTGATTCTTCTAAACGGTTACGCGCTCGGTGAGACAACTTACCGGTCTGCGAGAGTTATCAAGATGCGTAGAACCAATATCAGTGGAGAAATACTTAACGTCGAGCTGGATGGAGACGGGTTATCGATTTCACCGGCTGAACGACTCTAG